A genomic window from Methanobacterium sp. BRmetb2 includes:
- a CDS encoding succinate dehydrogenase, with protein MIKIKVLKYDPEMDKEPYFETYDVEEKEKMKVLDALNYINEKYNANIAFRSSCRAGQCGSCALKQNNESVLACKAEIKDGDFIEPLDFDVIKDLIVDRSEIEEKAKEMRLFLERIENPPEEPEIIKPNEYDDSKKIGGCIECYSCLSACPVIKETSEYAGPYFMRYLSKLGMDPRDSDDRAKIGFIEGLYNCTSCGKCSEVCPKEVSIVGGAIEKLREIACKEDVGPLPAHKEIKELISETGRSVELLGEGFIKAVSKESKEEKPKVAFFTGCMIDYRLPENGFALMKILKDHGIDVIVPEDQVCCGSPMIRTGQTDIVEELVKKNKEVFQDYDTIITMCAGCGATLKNDYPRYGVNFNVLDISEVLADKLKTEKMKPLNMKVTYHDPCHLARGQGIRDEPRKILNKIKGLEFVEMEEPNRCCGAGGGVRAGKPELAQKMGKTKAEMIKNLDVDAVITICPFCEYHIKDSLEKEGLGNVKVINLMKLLEMAYDC; from the coding sequence ATGATTAAAATTAAGGTCTTAAAATATGATCCTGAAATGGATAAGGAACCATACTTTGAAACGTATGACGTAGAAGAAAAAGAGAAAATGAAAGTTTTGGATGCGTTAAATTATATTAATGAAAAATACAATGCAAACATTGCATTTAGAAGCTCATGTAGAGCTGGTCAATGCGGTTCATGTGCCCTTAAACAAAACAATGAGAGCGTTCTAGCATGTAAAGCAGAAATAAAAGATGGAGACTTTATAGAACCTCTTGATTTCGATGTTATAAAGGATTTAATTGTAGATAGGAGTGAAATCGAGGAAAAAGCAAAAGAAATGAGATTATTTTTAGAAAGAATTGAAAATCCTCCAGAAGAACCTGAAATAATTAAACCAAATGAATATGATGATTCTAAAAAGATCGGAGGATGTATAGAATGCTACTCCTGCCTATCTGCTTGTCCTGTGATCAAGGAAACTTCAGAATATGCCGGCCCTTATTTTATGCGATATCTATCTAAATTAGGAATGGATCCAAGAGATAGTGATGATCGAGCAAAAATTGGATTTATTGAAGGATTATACAACTGTACCTCTTGCGGTAAATGTAGTGAGGTTTGTCCTAAAGAAGTGAGTATAGTTGGGGGAGCTATAGAAAAATTAAGGGAAATCGCATGTAAAGAGGACGTAGGGCCTTTACCTGCCCATAAAGAAATAAAAGAACTAATATCAGAAACAGGAAGATCAGTGGAACTATTGGGCGAAGGATTTATAAAAGCCGTCTCAAAAGAATCTAAAGAAGAAAAACCTAAGGTAGCATTTTTTACCGGGTGTATGATTGACTATCGGCTGCCTGAAAATGGATTTGCTCTTATGAAAATTCTCAAGGATCATGGTATTGATGTAATTGTGCCTGAAGATCAGGTATGCTGCGGTTCACCTATGATTAGAACTGGACAGACCGATATTGTAGAAGAACTGGTAAAGAAAAATAAAGAAGTCTTTCAGGATTATGACACAATTATCACCATGTGTGCTGGTTGCGGAGCAACTTTGAAGAATGATTATCCCCGCTATGGTGTTAACTTTAATGTTTTAGACATAAGTGAAGTTTTGGCTGATAAATTAAAAACAGAAAAAATGAAGCCCCTTAACATGAAAGTTACCTACCACGACCCCTGCCACCTGGCCCGAGGTCAGGGCATAAGAGATGAACCTCGTAAAATCCTGAATAAAATCAAAGGACTGGAATTTGTTGAAATGGAAGAACCTAACCGATGTTGTGGAGCTGGAGGTGGTGTGCGTGCAGGAAAACCTGAACTGGCCCAAAAAATGGGTAAAACCAAAGCTGAAATGATAAAAAACTTGGACGTAGATGCTGTAATCACCATCTGCCCCTTTTGTGAATATCATATAAAAGATTCCCTTGAAAAAGAGGGTTTAGGGAATGTAAAGGTTATAAATCTTATGAAACTTCTTGAAATGGCATACGACTGTTAA
- a CDS encoding RNA methyltransferase encodes MIYIVFVEPESPGNIGFLARAMKNFGLSNLILINPCNLENEAYFHAMHAKEIITNSRVYGSIENFIDDLKIDFIVGTTGAACGSYNVQRIAITPEEFAKSLKIKGNIAILFGREGNGLYNEEISLCDVLVSIPSSGDYPIMNISHAAAIIFYELFKREKNYTFEGLEKASAIEKMNLISDMDKIIESLGLPQHKNKTASTVFKNIIGRAFISGREAHTLKGILRRVKEKIVIKNDI; translated from the coding sequence ATGATTTATATTGTATTTGTTGAACCGGAATCTCCAGGAAATATAGGTTTTTTAGCCAGAGCTATGAAAAATTTTGGACTATCTAATCTAATCCTAATTAATCCTTGTAATTTAGAAAATGAAGCTTATTTCCATGCCATGCATGCAAAAGAAATCATAACTAATTCCAGGGTTTATGGTTCCATTGAAAATTTTATTGATGATTTAAAAATCGATTTTATCGTAGGTACAACTGGCGCTGCATGCGGAAGTTACAATGTGCAGAGAATTGCAATAACTCCCGAAGAATTTGCAAAATCACTTAAGATAAAAGGAAATATAGCAATATTATTTGGAAGGGAAGGTAATGGATTATACAATGAAGAAATTTCTCTGTGTGACGTTCTGGTAAGTATACCCAGCAGCGGTGATTATCCTATAATGAACATATCCCACGCAGCTGCCATAATTTTTTATGAACTCTTTAAAAGAGAAAAAAACTATACCTTTGAAGGCCTAGAAAAAGCATCAGCAATAGAAAAAATGAACTTAATTAGTGACATGGATAAAATCATAGAATCGTTAGGTTTACCCCAACATAAAAACAAAACAGCTTCCACAGTATTTAAAAACATAATAGGAAGAGCATTCATATCTGGAAGAGAAGCACATACATTGAAGGGTATTTTAAGGCGAGTAAAAGAAAAGATAGTGATTAAAAACGATATTTAA
- a CDS encoding acetolactate synthase — translation MKLKQISIFLENKKGRLKEAVYILSKANINIRALSIADTSEFGILRLIVPEPENAKEALEKNNFVVKINEVIAVEVPDSPGGLYGILEILNEKDINVEYIYAFVEKKTDKAIVVIRTEDIEEGINALKEGNATVLTNEEVYNL, via the coding sequence ATGAAATTAAAACAGATATCAATATTTTTAGAAAATAAGAAAGGAAGACTTAAAGAAGCGGTTTACATATTATCCAAAGCCAATATTAATATTAGAGCCCTTTCAATTGCCGATACGTCCGAATTTGGAATTTTAAGATTAATAGTTCCCGAACCAGAGAATGCAAAGGAGGCTCTGGAAAAAAACAACTTTGTGGTTAAAATTAACGAAGTTATTGCCGTAGAAGTACCAGATAGTCCTGGTGGACTTTACGGAATATTAGAAATCTTAAATGAAAAAGATATAAACGTCGAATATATTTACGCATTTGTAGAAAAGAAAACTGACAAAGCCATTGTGGTTATCAGAACCGAAGATATTGAAGAAGGTATAAATGCCCTTAAAGAAGGTAATGCCACAGTTCTAACAAATGAAGAGGTTTATAATTTATAA
- a CDS encoding dCTP deaminase gives MAILSDRDIKKYLKENRIVIDPLGDPERQIQPSSVDLRIGSEFKGFRVIRKPCIDPMDKSDIESYMESFHIEEEPFIIHPGEFALATTYEMVKLPDDLVARVEGRSSMGRLGITMHVTAGYIDPGFCGKITLEISNIGKMPVALYPGQRVCQIVFETMTSPSEKPYGHPDRDSKYMGQKRPETSKIKHDYELKNSKVLKR, from the coding sequence ATGGCTATTCTAAGTGATAGAGATATCAAAAAATATCTTAAAGAAAACAGGATTGTTATAGATCCATTGGGAGATCCTGAAAGGCAAATACAACCATCTTCAGTAGATTTAAGAATAGGTAGTGAATTTAAAGGATTTAGAGTCATTAGAAAACCTTGCATTGACCCTATGGACAAATCAGATATTGAATCCTACATGGAGTCTTTCCATATTGAGGAGGAACCATTTATAATTCATCCTGGAGAGTTTGCACTGGCAACAACCTATGAAATGGTTAAACTTCCTGATGATCTGGTTGCACGTGTGGAAGGAAGGTCTTCCATGGGGCGATTAGGAATAACCATGCATGTTACAGCAGGATACATTGACCCGGGATTTTGTGGTAAAATCACTCTAGAAATTTCTAATATAGGCAAAATGCCAGTAGCACTATATCCCGGACAGCGGGTATGTCAAATTGTATTCGAAACCATGACTTCCCCATCAGAAAAACCATACGGACATCCCGATAGAGATAGTAAATATATGGGGCAAAAACGTCCTGAAACTAGTAAAATCAAACATGATTACGAGTTAAAAAATAGTAAAGTTCTAAAGAGGTAA
- a CDS encoding phenylacetate--CoA ligase, protein MIWNEKAECMPQDELEELQLKRLQEVVKKAYENVPYYKKRLQNANIKPEDIKTLKDIEKLPFTTKTDLRDAYPFGMFAVPDEDIVEVHTSSGTTGKPTVSGYTVKDLDIWGEVMARSLNMAGATKKDRIQNCYGYGLFTGGLGVHYGAQKIGSTLIPISAGNTKRQIEIMQDFNTSIITCTPSYALYLAEMIEKNDIEPDKLNLKAGVFGAEMWTEEMRNEIEKRLKILAVNIYGLTEIIGPGVAQECEEKNGLHIFEDHFYPEIINYETMETLPEGEKGELVLTTLTREGMPIIRFRTKDITALRREKCDCGRTLVRMDRITGRTDDMLKIRGVIVFPSQIERALLKIEGLEPQYQIIVTRPHHLDELEVQVETSEKLFSDEVKHVEEVKRMIENKIHNEIGLRVNVTLVEPKSLPRSEGKATRVIDRREL, encoded by the coding sequence ATGATCTGGAATGAAAAAGCAGAATGTATGCCTCAAGATGAACTGGAAGAATTACAGCTAAAAAGATTACAAGAGGTAGTTAAAAAAGCCTACGAAAATGTTCCTTATTACAAAAAAAGGCTCCAAAATGCCAATATAAAACCTGAAGATATCAAAACTCTTAAAGACATTGAAAAACTCCCCTTTACAACCAAAACTGATTTAAGAGACGCTTACCCTTTCGGCATGTTTGCAGTTCCAGATGAGGATATAGTGGAAGTTCACACCTCATCCGGAACCACAGGTAAACCCACAGTATCTGGTTATACTGTGAAAGATCTGGATATATGGGGAGAGGTGATGGCTAGATCACTTAATATGGCTGGGGCTACAAAAAAAGATAGAATTCAGAATTGTTATGGTTATGGACTATTTACCGGAGGTTTAGGAGTACATTATGGTGCTCAGAAAATTGGATCTACCTTAATACCAATATCTGCAGGAAATACCAAAAGACAGATTGAAATAATGCAGGATTTTAACACTTCAATCATAACTTGTACTCCTTCTTATGCATTATATCTTGCTGAAATGATTGAAAAAAATGATATTGAACCAGATAAACTCAATTTGAAAGCAGGAGTTTTTGGTGCTGAAATGTGGACAGAAGAGATGCGTAATGAAATCGAAAAAAGACTGAAAATTCTTGCTGTAAACATATATGGACTCACTGAAATAATTGGTCCGGGTGTGGCCCAGGAATGTGAAGAAAAAAATGGACTTCATATCTTCGAAGACCATTTCTATCCAGAAATTATTAATTATGAAACCATGGAAACTCTTCCAGAGGGTGAAAAAGGAGAACTGGTACTTACCACCCTTACACGTGAAGGAATGCCCATTATCCGCTTTAGAACAAAAGACATTACCGCTTTAAGAAGAGAAAAATGTGATTGTGGTAGAACACTGGTTCGAATGGACCGTATTACCGGAAGAACGGATGATATGTTGAAAATTAGGGGAGTAATAGTATTCCCATCTCAGATTGAAAGAGCTTTGCTTAAAATAGAGGGTTTAGAACCACAGTATCAGATCATTGTCACCAGACCTCATCACCTGGATGAACTGGAAGTACAGGTTGAAACCTCTGAAAAACTATTTTCCGACGAAGTAAAACACGTTGAAGAAGTAAAAAGGATGATTGAAAATAAAATCCATAATGAAATAGGTCTTAGAGTAAATGTAACCCTTGTTGAACCAAAAAGCCTGCCCAGAAGTGAAGGAAAGGCCACAAGAGTAATTGATAGAAGAGAATTATAG
- the iorA gene encoding indolepyruvate ferredoxin oxidoreductase subunit alpha, producing the protein MKIEKVLTGKKDEKLFLLGNEAAVRGALESGVQVVATYPGTPSSEIGDVFSKIAKHAGIYFEFSINEKVALEVTAAASASGLRSFTFMKHVGLNVASDSFMSLAYTGVNGGMVVLSADDPSMFSSQNEQDNRNYARLANVPMLEPSNPQEIKDLMRYGFELSEKFQLPVLIRTTTRVSHMRGMVELNYINKKKETGFFTKDPQRFVPVPETARVMHQRLVEKMEKVKEIAENSEYNKIYDNDAEIGIITSGSAFNYVADVLKENNINANILKITFSYPFPEKLALDFLNSVDEVIVVEEVDPVMEKEILGIMGKYNLQKKVYGKLDGIMPLIYEYSPDIIINSFNKIVEPKITKNKIYESNVGIPKRPPALCPGCPHRAVYYNIKNVLRDLNIEDVIYPTDIGCYTLGIESPYESADYLLSMGSSIGTSCGFSKATNQCVISFIGDSTFFHAGVPPLINAVHNKNNFLLVILDNRTTAMTGGQPNPGLPVDGMGDHAPEISIEQIVKATGVKFIKTINPLNIRKSREIFKEAIEFDGVSVVISKYPCMLIKNQVRKKQIRLKVDENKCSECLHCLENLACPAISLSDDGSVNIDDLLCKGCTVCKQICPEQVIKVRK; encoded by the coding sequence ATGAAAATAGAGAAAGTTTTAACTGGAAAAAAGGATGAAAAGCTATTTCTCTTAGGAAATGAGGCTGCTGTAAGAGGGGCCTTAGAAAGCGGAGTCCAAGTGGTTGCTACCTATCCTGGCACACCTTCTTCAGAAATAGGGGATGTGTTTTCAAAGATAGCTAAACATGCAGGGATTTATTTCGAATTTTCTATCAATGAAAAGGTTGCCCTAGAAGTGACTGCAGCAGCATCTGCATCTGGACTTAGATCATTCACTTTCATGAAACATGTGGGCTTGAATGTGGCTTCAGATTCATTTATGAGTTTAGCATATACTGGAGTTAATGGGGGGATGGTGGTTTTATCTGCTGATGATCCTTCCATGTTTTCATCACAAAATGAGCAAGATAACAGAAATTACGCCCGCCTGGCCAATGTTCCAATGTTAGAACCATCTAATCCTCAAGAAATTAAGGATTTAATGAGATATGGGTTTGAATTATCAGAAAAATTCCAGTTACCTGTTTTAATCCGTACAACGACTCGTGTATCTCATATGCGGGGCATGGTTGAATTAAACTACATTAATAAAAAAAAAGAAACTGGTTTTTTCACGAAGGATCCTCAGCGTTTTGTTCCGGTGCCTGAAACTGCCAGGGTTATGCATCAAAGATTAGTAGAGAAAATGGAAAAAGTTAAAGAAATTGCTGAAAATTCTGAATATAATAAAATTTATGATAATGATGCGGAAATAGGAATCATAACCAGTGGAAGTGCCTTTAATTACGTTGCAGATGTTTTAAAGGAAAATAATATAAATGCCAACATTTTAAAAATTACATTTTCTTATCCTTTTCCTGAAAAATTGGCTTTAGATTTTCTGAATTCTGTAGATGAGGTTATTGTAGTTGAAGAAGTAGATCCTGTGATGGAAAAAGAGATTTTGGGTATAATGGGGAAGTATAATCTTCAAAAGAAGGTCTATGGTAAATTAGATGGTATTATGCCCTTAATATATGAATACAGTCCCGACATCATAATTAATTCATTTAATAAGATTGTGGAACCTAAAATAACAAAAAATAAAATTTATGAATCGAATGTTGGTATTCCTAAACGACCACCTGCACTGTGTCCGGGATGTCCCCACCGGGCTGTTTATTACAATATTAAAAATGTTTTAAGAGATTTAAATATTGAAGATGTAATCTATCCTACTGATATTGGATGTTATACCTTAGGAATTGAATCTCCCTACGAGTCTGCAGACTACTTACTTTCCATGGGTTCCAGTATTGGTACCAGCTGCGGTTTTTCAAAGGCAACCAACCAATGTGTTATAAGTTTCATTGGTGATTCTACTTTCTTCCACGCAGGTGTTCCTCCTCTAATTAATGCTGTCCATAATAAAAATAATTTTTTACTAGTTATTTTAGATAACCGAACCACGGCCATGACTGGTGGGCAGCCTAATCCTGGTCTGCCAGTTGATGGTATGGGAGATCATGCTCCTGAAATTTCTATTGAACAAATTGTCAAAGCAACAGGAGTTAAATTTATTAAAACTATCAATCCACTCAACATAAGAAAAAGTAGAGAGATATTTAAAGAAGCAATAGAATTTGACGGGGTTTCAGTAGTTATATCTAAATATCCATGCATGTTGATTAAAAATCAAGTTAGAAAGAAACAGATAAGGCTCAAAGTTGACGAAAATAAATGCAGTGAATGTTTGCATTGTCTTGAAAATTTAGCATGCCCTGCAATTTCCCTTTCAGATGACGGTTCTGTTAATATTGATGATCTGTTGTGTAAAGGTTGTACCGTGTGTAAACAGATATGTCCAGAGCAAGTAATCAAGGTAAGGAAGTGA
- the glyS gene encoding glycine--tRNA ligase: MKHENVMNIAKKRGFLWSSFEIYSGVAGFVDYGPLGAILKNNIINKWRDYYIVREGFYEIESPTIMPEEALKASGHVDHFNDPMIECKDCLEVYRADHIIKDSIGEEVEGLSNDELTTIISDNQIRCPKCEGHFSHVWSYNLMFQTLIGVKGKKIGYMRPETAQGIFIPFKRLLRFYRGKLPFGVVQIGKAYRNEISPRQGVIRLREFTQAEAEIFINPENKSHPKFSEILEEELELYSAKNQINEENPIRITVQKAISDAIVSSETLVYQLYLARKFLLELGIPENVIRFRQHLPTEMAHYALDCWDVEIKTKRFGWIEIIGIADRTDFDLKSHSKHSKEDLRVFIEYLEPKKIKKTVIKPNMAKFGPVFKNNAPKILKFLEDVDIEKVENSFQEKGLFEIEIGDSIYELLPEHVNFEDVEETVRGEKIFPHVIEPSYGIDRIVYSVLLHSFKEEDERAYFKIEKSIAPVEVSVFPLVNKEELVNTAIQIRDDLRKDGFISEYDSSGTIGRRYARSDEIGVPFAITVDHETLENNTVTLRNRDNLKQVRIKIEEINKILDDLLKNREDFEDVSPAVIK; this comes from the coding sequence ATGAAACATGAAAATGTAATGAATATAGCCAAAAAAAGAGGATTTTTATGGTCATCGTTCGAAATATACTCTGGAGTAGCAGGTTTTGTTGATTATGGCCCTCTAGGAGCTATATTAAAAAATAATATTATTAATAAATGGCGTGATTACTACATTGTAAGGGAAGGCTTTTATGAAATAGAATCCCCCACCATAATGCCAGAAGAAGCTTTAAAAGCTTCAGGACATGTTGATCATTTTAATGATCCTATGATTGAATGTAAAGATTGTTTGGAAGTTTATAGGGCAGATCATATTATCAAGGATTCTATTGGAGAGGAAGTTGAAGGTCTAAGTAATGATGAACTTACTACAATAATATCTGATAATCAGATAAGGTGTCCTAAATGTGAAGGCCATTTTAGTCATGTTTGGAGTTATAACTTAATGTTTCAGACATTAATCGGAGTTAAAGGTAAAAAAATTGGTTATATGCGTCCAGAAACGGCTCAAGGGATATTCATTCCATTCAAACGTTTATTAAGATTTTACCGGGGCAAATTACCCTTTGGTGTGGTACAGATAGGTAAAGCTTATAGAAATGAAATTTCACCCCGACAGGGAGTTATAAGACTTAGAGAATTTACCCAGGCCGAGGCAGAAATATTTATCAATCCTGAGAATAAATCACATCCCAAGTTTTCTGAAATTCTGGAAGAAGAATTAGAACTTTATTCTGCTAAAAATCAGATCAATGAAGAGAATCCAATTAGAATAACCGTACAAAAAGCTATTTCGGATGCGATAGTTTCAAGTGAAACATTAGTTTATCAATTATATTTGGCCCGGAAATTTTTATTAGAACTGGGAATCCCAGAAAATGTTATAAGATTCCGGCAACACCTTCCTACTGAAATGGCCCATTATGCACTGGACTGTTGGGATGTGGAAATAAAAACAAAACGATTTGGATGGATAGAGATCATAGGAATAGCTGATAGAACAGATTTTGACCTCAAATCCCATAGCAAGCATAGTAAAGAAGATTTAAGAGTATTCATAGAATATCTTGAACCAAAAAAGATTAAAAAAACTGTAATAAAACCCAATATGGCTAAATTCGGCCCGGTTTTTAAAAATAATGCCCCTAAAATACTTAAATTCCTTGAAGATGTGGATATTGAAAAAGTCGAAAATTCATTTCAGGAAAAAGGGTTGTTTGAAATTGAAATAGGTGATTCAATCTATGAATTGTTACCGGAACATGTTAACTTTGAAGATGTAGAGGAAACTGTTAGGGGAGAAAAGATATTTCCACATGTAATCGAACCATCCTATGGTATTGATAGAATAGTCTATTCTGTTCTCCTACATTCATTTAAAGAAGAAGATGAAAGAGCTTACTTCAAAATTGAAAAGTCAATTGCTCCAGTGGAAGTCAGTGTATTTCCACTGGTCAATAAAGAAGAACTGGTAAACACTGCAATCCAAATAAGAGATGATCTAAGAAAAGATGGTTTTATCTCAGAATATGATTCTTCAGGAACCATTGGTAGAAGATATGCCCGATCTGACGAAATTGGAGTTCCCTTTGCCATTACCGTTGATCATGAAACTCTGGAAAACAATACAGTCACCCTAAGAAATCGTGACAATCTAAAACAAGTTCGAATAAAGATTGAAGAGATTAATAAAATATTGGATGATTTACTAAAGAATCGTGAAGATTTTGAAGATGTAAGTCCTGCAGTAATTAAATAA
- a CDS encoding sodium:solute symporter codes for MDLLILMGIILVYLLVVGYVGYIGWRRTTSSEDYLVAGRKTNPYIMAMSYGATFISTAAIVGFGGTAGLYGLGLLWLVFLNILVGIFIAFVFFGKRTRKMGHNLNAMTFPELIARRFDSKFIQYCTGLIIFCAMPIYAAVVLIGAARFIETTLSLDFNIALIVMAVIVAIYVVLGGIRGVMYTDALQGTIMFLAMIFLIIATYVLLGGVENAHQSLTNMATLVPPPAAATGSTGWTSMPTMGSPFWWTLVSTIILGVGLGVLAQPQLAVRFMTVKSNRELNRAVLIGGLFILLIPGSAYIVGALSNVYFYQTMNKLSIVVAGGNVDKIIPLFINSAMPEWFSYVFLLVLLAAAMSTLSSQFHAQGTAIGRDFYETLFKKDSDKSVLISRGGVIIGVLIAVILGYILPGSVIAQGTAIFFGICVSAFLPMFVCALFWKRATKEGAIAGLVVGTLTSLFWLILVHKKEAATLGISKALFGTDTLITSMPWPVVDPLVVALPLALAVTIIVSLMTKPPGKNHLKRCFNGIN; via the coding sequence TTGGATTTATTAATACTCATGGGAATTATACTGGTCTATCTTTTAGTTGTAGGATATGTGGGTTACATTGGGTGGAGACGGACAACAAGCTCTGAAGACTACCTGGTAGCAGGCAGGAAAACTAATCCTTATATAATGGCCATGAGTTATGGGGCTACTTTTATCAGCACAGCAGCTATTGTAGGTTTTGGAGGTACAGCTGGCTTATATGGTTTGGGTTTATTGTGGTTGGTATTTTTAAACATTTTAGTAGGCATATTTATTGCTTTTGTGTTTTTTGGAAAAAGAACACGGAAAATGGGCCACAATTTAAATGCCATGACTTTTCCTGAATTAATTGCTCGAAGATTTGATAGTAAATTTATTCAGTACTGCACGGGATTAATCATTTTCTGTGCAATGCCGATTTATGCCGCAGTTGTATTAATTGGTGCTGCAAGATTTATTGAAACAACACTTTCCCTGGATTTTAACATAGCATTAATAGTTATGGCAGTAATTGTAGCTATTTACGTTGTTTTGGGTGGTATACGGGGTGTTATGTATACTGATGCTCTTCAAGGTACTATAATGTTTTTGGCCATGATATTCTTGATTATAGCCACCTATGTTTTATTAGGTGGTGTTGAAAATGCTCATCAGTCTTTGACCAATATGGCAACTTTAGTGCCTCCCCCGGCAGCAGCTACCGGTAGTACAGGCTGGACTTCTATGCCTACCATGGGCAGTCCTTTCTGGTGGACACTGGTTTCAACTATAATATTAGGGGTGGGTTTAGGTGTTTTGGCCCAACCACAACTTGCTGTTCGATTTATGACTGTTAAATCTAACCGAGAGCTTAACCGGGCTGTTTTAATTGGGGGTTTATTTATTTTGTTAATACCTGGAAGTGCATATATTGTGGGGGCTCTTTCCAATGTATATTTTTATCAAACAATGAATAAACTATCCATTGTTGTTGCAGGAGGTAATGTGGACAAGATCATACCATTATTCATAAACAGTGCCATGCCCGAATGGTTTTCCTACGTATTTTTACTGGTATTATTGGCAGCAGCAATGTCTACTTTAAGTTCACAATTTCATGCTCAGGGAACAGCAATTGGCCGAGATTTCTATGAAACATTGTTTAAAAAAGACAGTGACAAGTCTGTTTTAATTAGTAGGGGTGGAGTAATTATTGGAGTGTTAATTGCTGTAATTTTAGGTTATATTTTACCGGGAAGTGTTATTGCCCAGGGAACCGCTATATTCTTTGGAATATGTGTTTCAGCATTCTTACCAATGTTTGTATGCGCCTTATTTTGGAAAAGGGCCACTAAAGAAGGTGCTATCGCTGGTTTAGTTGTAGGAACATTAACCAGTCTTTTTTGGTTAATACTTGTTCATAAAAAGGAAGCTGCTACTTTAGGAATATCTAAAGCACTTTTTGGCACGGATACTTTAATAACTTCCATGCCCTGGCCAGTAGTTGATCCTTTGGTGGTTGCTTTACCATTAGCTTTAGCAGTTACTATTATTGTAAGTTTAATGACCAAACCACCAGGTAAAAATCACTTGAAAAGGTGTTTTAATGGAATTAACTAG
- the iorB gene encoding indolepyruvate ferredoxin oxidoreductase subunit beta: MKPYNIYISGVGGQGIIKTSIIIGEAAMNKGLNVVMSEIHGMAQRGGGVSTELKIGDAKSPIIQEGGADLLIAFEPLEALRAIPKISSDTFIVINNSTIMPFNILKSDISYPDVSTIFDELKSVSPNLMVLDAEKIAKNAGNILSLNMVMLGGTLAVPDFPIDKNNVIESMKDNLPEKSLDINLKALNKGFNLLKSN, translated from the coding sequence ATGAAACCGTATAACATTTATATTTCTGGCGTTGGAGGGCAGGGAATTATCAAAACCTCTATAATCATTGGGGAAGCAGCCATGAACAAAGGATTAAATGTGGTCATGAGCGAAATACATGGAATGGCACAGAGAGGCGGAGGAGTATCAACTGAACTAAAAATAGGTGATGCTAAAAGTCCTATCATTCAAGAAGGAGGGGCAGATCTTCTAATTGCTTTCGAACCATTGGAAGCATTGAGGGCCATTCCTAAAATTTCCAGCGACACGTTTATAGTAATTAATAATTCCACCATAATGCCGTTTAATATATTGAAAAGTGATATTTCCTATCCTGATGTTTCCACAATTTTTGATGAATTGAAGTCAGTTTCACCCAATTTAATGGTTTTAGATGCTGAAAAAATTGCCAAAAATGCAGGAAACATACTATCTCTTAACATGGTCATGTTGGGAGGGACATTAGCAGTCCCAGATTTTCCAATAGATAAAAATAATGTGATTGAGTCAATGAAAGATAATTTGCCGGAAAAATCTCTGGATATAAATTTAAAGGCATTAAATAAGGGTTTTAATTTATTAAAATCTAATTAA